The genomic interval ATATACAATTGGCCAGTCCTTAAAACTTGTACAGGTAAAGCGTATGAATCACTTCAGGATTAGAAGTCCGTTGTAACTGAAAGACGAAAGTTAACAACGAAAAGTGTACGTAAAATAAACATATGGTAGATTCCACTCACAAATCGTCGAAACCATCTGAGCTTGTCCCGGCAGTACAATATCAGTTCGAATGGTTCTTTCCGCGTTGATGCGGTCTCCTTGAGAATATCCACTACGGATGTAACAAAAGCTTGGTAGATCTTGATACCACCCATTTGAGTGGACAACACTCGCAATTTTGGACAGCTGCGAATAACTTGAAGGAAACTCTGCCCATCAAATGGTGCCGGTTCACAGCTCTCATCGATTTCCTCGATATTATTGCcgtttttcaaaataaaactGCATACGTATCCTTTGATTCTACATTTGCAGAATTTGATATATAAGCTTTTCAGCTTGGGACAATCGGGTATCACTGTGGAGATTTCGCAATTTTGCATTTTCAAATCCTTTAAGTTTGGCCATATCATGGGATGGAAGCTTTCTGGTTGAGATATAGATATATTGCTCACAGTCAAACGCCGGAGATTTGTCATATTTCCGCAAATTTGAAGAAGATTAACTGCTCTGCATCTGTATCCTCTACCTTGATAGATGAGTTGCAGCTCCTCCAGATCAACCAGTTTGCACAGCTGATTAACTGAAAAATGTGGACAACAAAATAACAAGTTTACTATTTCATACCCAATACGAGAGAGGTAAACATATGCAATTACTAAGTAAATAAGTTTGCAAACGAAAGAAAACATTATAATTTGCAATGTTGAATTATCCGAACGGTAGTCAAAACAAAAGGAAGACAGACAGAAATCTGATAATCGTCAAACGGAAAAAAATTTACCGTTTGATATCGGCCGAGTCTGAATATAAACAGCCGCTTATCGTATTATATTTACTTCGATACTCTTTTAACCCATTAACGCCGGAATGAAATGAGAATATAACACTATTGGAAATTCGatttattttcttaaatgACTTACCTCCCCGATCAATGTATCCTTCATACAAGAATTTTTTCAAGTGCTTCAGCTCGGCCACGGCATTAAGTATCCTCGGCGATTGGCAACTATCGTTGAGCTTCAGTTCGACCGATATTAAAGAATTCGCCAAGTTCAACAGAAAAAATTGAAGACTGTGACTATTTCTTAATGAAGCACAGATGTTCACCGTCTCCAGGTTGGGACAGTACTTCGCAATCGATTTGGCCAACACATCGCTCCAGGTGTCCGATCCACAGGTAAATTCCACAATAGAAGGGCCACAGTTCGCCAGCAGAACTCGATAAAGTCGAACgggaaaatgtatttttggtGAGAACTTTTTGAAATCATTGCGGCTGTGGTACGAAAACGCTTTTCCTAGATAATCATCAACCTGCGCCAGTCGAAGTTTGTCCCTTAGGTTTCGTAAGTTACTAAATATGATATCGAGCACTTCGAGTGGTAAATCGGTTATAGTCCGTTGATTGCTCATTGCAGGTACCCATACCCTCGAGAGCGAAGGCCAAACGCAAGACTAATGCAAAACTGATGGGGATGGGAATTTTAGCGACCTCCAATTGAGAGAGGAGAACTAACCGTAAATTCCCGCAAGCGGTGATACATTTGGAAGGTGGTTGTATCTACCGACTTTAAGCATTTCAACTTTTTCAccaatataaaaataaattttcatttctgtTGAATTCACAAAAATATGAATGTGCAAATATaaagaaaactaaataataaattttatttttttttatttaattttatatatcttttctTACCTAAGCACTATTTTGCACCAAACAACTCagattaatttataatttataatttataatctttagatttgatattttttacatataatgtatatttataatatcataacatattatttatatataaattaaaatcactactgaattttattattattgtaatattattaatattaatattcttCAGCTAAATAAAGGCTTATCAATTCAGCATTTGGTGTCCGACGGAGCTAAAGGTTAAAATGAGCCAACATTTAAGACATCATAACTTATTGCACTTACCAATCTTCGAAACCATTTCCACTTGATTCGTCTACACACAACCAGTTCAAATGGGTTCTCCCGCGTCACTTCATTTTCCCTCAAAATTTCCACAATAGTAGACACATAGGCCGCATAGAGTTTAATATATTCCAGAGGAGTGTAAAGATATCGTAAATTGGGGCAGCCTCGAAGCAGTTGGAGAAAACCGTTGGCATCGATCGGTGGATGGCATCTTTCATATAAAGTTGTTAGATTTCTTCCATTTTTAagaataaattttaaaatgtagCCTTCGTTGGATTTTTGGAGGTAATGAATATGCAAAACTTTTAGATTAGGACAGTCCGGTATCTCGGGTGTTAATGCGCATATAATAAGCTTTAAGGACTCCAGTTCGGCCCATATTTTTGAGTGGGGCTCTTCACATGACATTATATGAACATTATTTATAGTCAATTCTCGTAGTTTGTTTAGTGACGAACAGATTCTCAGTATGTTGACATCAGGCTTGTCTAGATAATAATGGTGTTCGATGTTCAGCTTCTCCAGGGCGACCAATTTCTGAATTTCGTAAACTGAATGAAACGCTTTTAGAACTCAAACTCGAACTAGATTACAAGAAAAAACATGAAATGATTTCTTTTCCGATGCTTTATACCCTAAATAAGGTAATTTTGAATACAGTTATATTGTGCTATTAAAAACTTACCGTTCTCGTCAATGTATCCTTTTACTGAAAGTTCCTTTAATTGCGTCATTTCACCAACAGCTTTTAATATTTCTAATGGAAATCGCTCACGTTGTTC from Drosophila mauritiana strain mau12 chromosome 3L, ASM438214v1, whole genome shotgun sequence carries:
- the LOC117141243 gene encoding uncharacterized protein LOC117141243 isoform X2 — protein: MSNQRTITDLPLEVLDIIFSNLRNLRDKLRLAQVDDYLGKAFSYHSRNDFKKFSPKIHFPVRLYRVLLANCGPSIVEFTCGSDTWSDVLAKSIAKYCPNLETVNICASLRNSHSLQFFLLNLANSLISVELKLNDSCQSPRILNAVAELKHLKKFLYEGYIDRGVNQLCKLVDLEELQLIYQGRGYRCRAVNLLQICGNMTNLRRLTVSNISISQPESFHPMIWPNLKDLKMQNCEISTVIPDCPKLKSLYIKFCKCRIKGYVCSFILKNGNNIEEIDESCEPAPFDGQSFLQVIRSCPKLRVLSTQMGGIKIYQAFVTSVVDILKETASTRKEPFELILYCRDKLRWFRRFLQRTSNPEVIHTLYLYKF
- the LOC117141243 gene encoding uncharacterized protein LOC117141243 isoform X1 codes for the protein MSNQRTITDLPLEVLDIIFSNLRNLRDKLRLAQVDDYLGKAFSYHSRNDFKKFSPKIHFPVRLYRVLLANCGPSIVEFTCGSDTWSDVLAKSIAKYCPNLETVNICASLRNSHSLQFFLLNLANSLISVELKLNDSCQSPRILNAVAELKHLKKFLYEGYIDRGVNQLCKLVDLEELQLIYQGRGYRCRAVNLLQICGNMTNLRRLTVSNISISQPESFHPMIWPNLKDLKMQNCEISTVIPDCPKLKSLYIKFCKCRIKGYVCSFILKNGNNIEEIDESCEPAPFDGQSFLQVIRSCPKLRVLSTQMGGIKIYQAFVTSVVDILKETASTRKEPFELILYCRDKLRWFRRFVSGIYHMFILRTLFVVNFRLSVTTDF
- the LOC117141244 gene encoding uncharacterized protein LOC117141244 isoform X1; this translates as MDSPRSITDLPIEVLDLIFKHLIYMKYKLELAKVHEKLTKAFVYHSKNEFRRLKVTRWFSDESFLLIIQECGHTTEELVFDRSCDFWDDILIEAVTKYCTNLKSFTAVLYRSDSDQIFSFLEKVKKILLSVSLEQRERFPLEILKAVGEMTQLKELSVKGYIDENVYEIQKLVALEKLNIEHHYYLDKPDVNILRICSSLNKLRELTINNVHIMSCEEPHSKIWAELESLKLIICALTPEIPDCPNLKVLHIHYLQKSNEGYILKFILKNGRNLTTLYERCHPPIDANGFLQLLRGCPNLRYLYTPLEYIKLYAAYVSTIVEILRENEVTRENPFELVVCRRIKWKWFRRLLRRTPNAELISLYLAEEY
- the LOC117141244 gene encoding uncharacterized protein LOC117141244 isoform X2, which encodes MTQLKELSVKGYIDENVYEIQKLVALEKLNIEHHYYLDKPDVNILRICSSLNKLRELTINNVHIMSCEEPHSKIWAELESLKLIICALTPEIPDCPNLKVLHIHYLQKSNEGYILKFILKNGRNLTTLYERCHPPIDANGFLQLLRGCPNLRYLYTPLEYIKLYAAYVSTIVEILRENEVTRENPFELVVCRRIKWKWFRRLLRRTPNAELISLYLAEEY